Proteins encoded within one genomic window of Mesobacillus subterraneus:
- a CDS encoding methyltransferase — MDKVLVEVFIPASEKSYDVFLPQGILLHEVVHLLAGTMTELSQGYFSATHDTILCDRKTGTILNINQTVEEIGLMNGAKLMLI; from the coding sequence ATGGATAAGGTGCTCGTAGAGGTCTTCATCCCCGCCTCTGAAAAATCATACGACGTCTTCCTGCCGCAGGGAATCTTGCTGCACGAAGTCGTCCACCTGCTCGCCGGAACCATGACCGAACTATCACAAGGATACTTCTCGGCAACACACGACACCATCCTCTGTGACCGCAAAACAGGTACTATTTTAAACATCAACCAGACCGTTGAAGAAATCGGGTTGATGAACGGGGCTAAGTTGATGTTGATTTAG